From one Alkalinema sp. FACHB-956 genomic stretch:
- the ebsA gene encoding type IV pilus biogenesis protein EbsA: protein MSIEKLQPAPAPQCGVYVPYYPQTTKKQILPFAISLYQRGSLEGQRNIEGADSIPFIATWNVSSLPADLCRCRIQFDGNAELSYEVMMANFEFVDFLIEVIMNFKRSRLADFSQGFYRKLLRIED, encoded by the coding sequence ATGTCCATCGAGAAACTCCAACCAGCGCCTGCTCCTCAATGTGGGGTGTATGTTCCTTACTATCCCCAGACTACTAAAAAGCAAATTCTGCCCTTCGCGATTAGCCTGTATCAACGAGGCAGTTTAGAAGGTCAGCGAAATATTGAAGGGGCGGATAGTATCCCATTCATTGCAACTTGGAATGTCTCTTCTCTTCCCGCTGATCTCTGCCGCTGCCGCATCCAGTTTGATGGCAATGCAGAGTTGAGCTATGAAGTGATGATGGCCAATTTTGAGTTTGTTGACTTTTTGATTGAAGTCATTATGAACTTCAAACGCAGCCGTCTAGCAGACTTTTCCCAAGGGTTCTACCGTAAGCTCCTGCGCATTGAGGACTAG
- a CDS encoding GTPase — MVRLQTWQWGVLAAPIALVLTFLLIAAGLQIHAWGLSWIWAVIGLLFVGWRWLLVKWTQPALTQVEAAIAELSSQLPPVDDSAPAPAMGGSLDSQADAELRRILDESRSDPPVWQDWNLFWQRCLSLISAIAHLYAPQAKQPLLNIYVPQAYALLRGTVDDLDQWMQKLSPVLNQLTIGQAYEAYEIYQKLAPSARRVWQLWQWAQWILNPVTAAARTLTQGTNNRATQELIGNLGQLLREATLRNLAQQAIALYSGQPATALPDTPQPALPKAETRTLKEILAQASPPETVAQQPVNLLLVGRTGAGKSSLINTLFVEPQAEVDALPSTDRIRDYRWQAPTGETLTLWDTPGYEQVQRSDLRDQVLEHAQDCDGLLLVTPALDPALQMDLEFLQDLQAVAPDLPLLGVVTQVDRLRPLREWQPSYDWRTGTQPKEIAIREAIAYRRETLPLLQDIFPLVTQSTDRPAWGLADLSQAIIQVLDPAKQLRLARFLNDLDSRSLAAAKIIDQYSFQMTTTQGLTAFLKSPVLNFLSTLATGSPALAILLAEKIPVEQLPLVIGKLQMAYELYTLLADRPKAPPGPAFDLLTLWPVLTNPAGTADRNAWAFGHTVVEYWTGGLPGEKLADRFTQFLDRGLVIPMG; from the coding sequence ATGGTGCGTTTGCAAACTTGGCAGTGGGGGGTTCTCGCTGCGCCGATCGCCCTAGTTCTGACCTTTCTGCTGATTGCCGCAGGTCTCCAAATCCACGCCTGGGGCCTCAGTTGGATCTGGGCAGTCATCGGCCTTCTCTTCGTTGGTTGGCGCTGGCTGTTGGTGAAGTGGACGCAACCCGCGTTAACCCAGGTAGAAGCCGCGATCGCGGAACTGTCCAGCCAATTGCCCCCCGTGGATGATTCAGCCCCGGCTCCGGCGATGGGAGGCTCCCTAGATAGCCAAGCAGACGCAGAACTCCGGCGAATTTTAGACGAGTCCCGCAGCGATCCCCCAGTGTGGCAGGACTGGAATCTATTTTGGCAACGCTGTCTCAGTTTGATTAGCGCGATCGCCCACCTCTACGCACCCCAAGCCAAGCAACCCTTGCTGAATATCTACGTGCCCCAAGCCTACGCCTTGCTGCGGGGGACGGTGGACGACCTCGATCAATGGATGCAAAAGCTCTCCCCCGTCTTGAATCAACTGACGATCGGCCAAGCCTACGAAGCCTACGAAATCTACCAGAAGTTAGCCCCCTCCGCCCGCAGGGTCTGGCAACTTTGGCAGTGGGCTCAATGGATCCTCAATCCTGTAACTGCTGCGGCCCGCACCCTCACCCAAGGCACGAACAACCGCGCCACCCAGGAGTTGATTGGCAACCTGGGGCAACTGCTGCGGGAAGCCACCCTGCGCAACCTGGCCCAACAGGCGATCGCCCTTTACAGCGGTCAACCTGCAACGGCCCTACCCGATACGCCCCAACCCGCCCTGCCCAAGGCCGAAACCCGAACGCTGAAGGAAATCCTGGCCCAAGCTAGCCCCCCGGAAACGGTTGCGCAGCAGCCCGTGAACCTATTGCTGGTGGGTCGCACAGGGGCGGGCAAGAGCAGCTTAATTAACACCCTGTTTGTAGAGCCCCAAGCCGAGGTGGATGCATTACCTAGTACCGATAGGATTCGGGACTACCGCTGGCAGGCTCCTACGGGGGAAACGCTGACCCTCTGGGATACGCCGGGGTATGAGCAGGTGCAGCGATCGGACTTGCGGGATCAGGTGTTGGAGCACGCCCAGGATTGTGATGGGTTGCTATTAGTGACACCTGCCTTGGATCCAGCCTTACAAATGGACTTGGAATTTTTGCAAGATCTACAAGCCGTTGCGCCGGATCTGCCGCTGCTGGGCGTTGTCACCCAGGTCGATCGCCTGCGGCCCCTACGGGAGTGGCAACCGTCCTACGACTGGCGCACGGGCACCCAACCCAAGGAAATCGCCATCCGCGAGGCGATCGCCTACCGTCGTGAAACCTTGCCCCTCCTGCAAGATATTTTTCCCCTAGTGACCCAGAGTACCGATCGCCCAGCCTGGGGGCTTGCAGATCTTTCCCAAGCGATCATCCAAGTTCTGGATCCTGCTAAACAATTGCGCCTTGCTCGGTTTCTCAATGACCTCGACAGCCGAAGTCTCGCTGCGGCCAAAATTATTGATCAGTACAGCTTCCAAATGACGACGACCCAAGGGTTAACGGCCTTTCTCAAAAGCCCCGTGCTCAATTTTCTCTCCACCCTAGCAACGGGATCTCCCGCCCTGGCTATTCTGCTAGCTGAAAAAATTCCGGTTGAGCAATTACCACTGGTGATTGGTAAGTTGCAGATGGCCTACGAATTGTATACCTTGCTGGCCGATCGGCCCAAAGCTCCTCCGGGGCCTGCCTTCGATTTACTAACACTCTGGCCGGTGTTGACAAATCCTGCGGGAACCGCCGATCGCAATGCCTGGGCCTTTGGTCATACTGTTGTGGAATATTGGACGGGGGGGCTGCCAGGGGAAAAATTGGCCGATCGCTTTACCCAGTTCCTCGATCGTGGATTGGTTATTCCCATGGGCTGA
- a CDS encoding chlorophyll a/b-binding protein, protein MRSGGIIDDQGKMNNFAIEPKMSYVENGQSQFGFNAYAEKLNGRLAMIGFISAIVLEIVTGHGVVGFLTGL, encoded by the coding sequence ATGAGAAGCGGTGGAATTATTGACGACCAAGGCAAAATGAACAACTTCGCGATCGAGCCGAAGATGTCCTACGTTGAGAATGGCCAGTCTCAGTTTGGTTTCAATGCCTATGCTGAAAAGCTGAATGGTCGGTTGGCGATGATTGGTTTTATTTCTGCGATCGTCCTAGAGATCGTCACGGGGCATGGTGTTGTCGGCTTTTTGACTGGACTGTAA